The DNA region GGCCTGCATATTCGCCCGAGGTTTGATAATGCCAAAAATCTGAACCTGCTCGATCAGGCACAGGCCAAAGGTTTTACCTATCCTGAAAACGGAAAACCGGGCGAGTTTGTGAATTTTTTTGATCAGCAGGCTGCAAACTGGTGGTGGGATAATGGGGTGATGAGAGTAGCCTCAATTGGTGCCAAATTCCTGAAAACGGATGAAGGCAGTGCATTTGGTTCGTTAGCCAACGAAAGCGAAAAGGTTGGGCCTACTGGTAGAGAAGTGGCACAACTCCATAATGTATTTCCAATCGCTTACGCTAAGGCACCGTATTTAAAATTTCAGGAGTATAACGACATTCGGGGTCTGAATCAAACCCGGGAAGGCTATTCCGGCATCCAGCGTTACCCGTTCATTTTTGCAGGTGATTGGCCAAGCGAATGGCAGTACTTTGCTCCGGTTATCAAAGCCGGATTAAATATTGGCCTATCGGGCGTTGGGTATTGGGCGCATTGTATGGGCGGTTTTGAACATGCTGCCGATCCGGAGTTATACATGCGTTGGGTACAGTTTGGGATGTTCAGCCCGGTAGCCATGGTTTTTGGCATGGATCACCCGGGTTATAAAGAACCCTGGAACTATGGGGCCGAAGCTTTAGCTAACTTTAAAAAGTACGACGAACTCCGTTACAGGCTGATCCCCTACATTTATAGCAACGCGTACACACAATATCAAACCGGTATGCCACTCATGCGCGCTTTGGTGCTGGAATACCAGGACGACGCCAATACCTACAATATAGCCGATCAATACCTGTTTGGTGATAACATGATGGTTTGCCCGGTTACTGTAAAAGGCGCACAAACGCGTACCATTTATTTACCCAAGGGAACCTGGTTTGATTACTGGACGGGCGCAAAATACCCCGGAAAACAGTATATCCATATCTTAACCCCTCCTGATCATCTGCCCATTTTTGTAAAAGCAGGCAGCATCATCCCAATGCAACCGGCCATGAAATACATGGATGAAAAGCCGGTAGATGTAATTACGCTGGACGTGTTTTTGGGCCAGGCATCTGAGTTTAAGTTGTATGACGATGATGGCATCAGTTTAAAATATCAACAGGGCGACAAGGCAATCACCCAAATTGCTGTAGCCAATACTGCCGGTGGCTGGCAACTACAAATTAAAAAGCCTGCAGGTAACTTTACTCCGGCGCAGCATACTTATTTGACAAAAATACATTGGGCTTATAGTAATGATCCATCCTCAATAACAGAAAATAACGAAATATTGAAAGCGGCTGATCGTGTTGACGCATTAGACAAAACGGCTGGCTGGTATTATGATAAAACCAATCATTTGCTTTGGATAAAAACATCCCATAACAACAGGGATGATATTACCCTTAATTTTCAATAGATTGCAATAATCGTCTCCTATGAAAAAGTTCCTTCAAATCATCTTTTTTTTTTCAATAGCAAACAATCCAATATTTGCCCAGGATAAGCAACCGGCTAAGCGGCCAAACATCATTATTATTTTGGCCGATGATATGGGCTACTCGGATATCGGCTGTTTCGGCTCTGAAACCCAAACGCCCAATCTTGATGCGATGGCCAAAGGCGGTTTGCGCATGACCCAGTTTTACAATGCATCGCGCTGTTGCCCAACCCGCGCATCGTTACTCACCGGGCTTTATCAGCACCAGGCCGGGGTAGGTGATATGGTAAACCACCGGGATGTGCCGGCTTATCAGGGCTACCTGAACCAAAACTGCGTAACCATAGCCGAGGCACTTAAAGAAGGCGGCTATAACACATTAATGGCGGGCAAATGGCATGTGGGTACAGACCCCTCGCGCTGGCCGGTTAAACGCGGGTTTGATCATTATTTTGGTTTGATAGATGGGGCAAGCAGTTATTTTACTCCAACAATGCCTTACCGCCCTAATCAAAAACTTACCATTGCTTTAGATGATAAGGAATATACGCCGGGGCCAAACTGGTATTCAACCAATGCTTATGCCGATTATGCCCTTAAGTTTATTGAAGGTAATAAAGGCACGGGCAAGCCATTTTTCCTGTACATGGCTTTTACCAGTCCGCACTGGCCAATTCAGGCGCTGCCTGAGGATATTGCCAAATATAAAAGCAAATACCTGAAAGGCTGGGATAAGCTCAGGCAGGAACGGCTGGAACGTCAAAAACAATTGGGGATCATCGCTAAGGATGAAAAACTTTCGCCAAGGGATAAGAGCGTACCGGAATGGGATAACCTTACTCCGGAAGAAAAAGAGCAGTTTGATACCAAAATGGCCGTATATGCTGCCATGGTCGACCGGATGGATCAGAACATAGGGCGCATCAGAAAAAAACTTAAAGAGATGGGAGAAGATAAAAATACGGTGATCATGTTTCTGTCGGATAACGGCGCCAGTAATGAAACTATCGCGGGTCCGGGTTTTACCCCCGAGGTACTGGCCGCAAACGGTAAGCCTGCGAGTGATCCAACATGTTTTACCTCCTACGGGCCATTGGGTGCTAATGTGAGCAATACGCCCTTTCGCTTGTTTAAGCACTGGGAATACGAGGGTGGCACAGCTACCCCTTTTATCGCTTATTACCCCGATGTGATTAAGCCCGGCTCAATTGTTAATAAACCAGCCCACATTATCGATCTGATGGCAACCTGCCTTGATCTGGCCGGTGCAGCGTATCCTAAAGTTTATCATGGTAATAACATTACGCCAACTGAAGGTATAAGCATGGTGCCGGTATTTAAAGGACAGAAGTGGCAGGGGCATAACGGGCTGTTTTTTGAACATGAGGGTAATCGTGCTGTAAGACAGGGCGACTGGAAACTGGTATCTCAACGCCCCGAAAATAAATGGGAGCTTTACAATATCAGCACCGACCGCTCCGAATTAAACAACCTTAGCGCCAAATATCCGCAAAAAGTAGCCGAACTTGAAGCAATGTACAAGGTATGGGCCACCAGGGCAGGAGTGGTGGAGTTTGATAAATTGGCAAAAGCGAAAGGCGAATAATTAAATAGTATTAATCATTTGCTTATGTGGCAACAACACGATAGCAGCTATAAATTAGCTTTAAGTTTTGCATTCCGCTTCTGCTTTTACCAATGCCAATGTGTCAGGTCAGTGCCACATCGTACCGTTAAGGCCCAATACGAGGGCCATCCACAAGCCGATGAAATAACCCACAAAGCTTAGCACAAGGAACAGTCGTCCCAGCCATCCATCAAGACGGCGAAGCGGTTCTGTTAAATCGTAGCAGGCGCCAATCAAGGCACCCAAAAAAGGGGTTAACAGCAGGGGTTTTACCCGCCAGTATTCATTCCAGGCCGGGTTGCCCTTACCGGCACTGATCACAAAAAAACTGATCATCAGTAAACCGATACCAGCGCCTGTTAACATACGCTTTCCCAACGCGTCGGTAAAAAAAGGTCTTGTTGTAAATTCTCTTGTCTCTGTCATAACCTATAATATTATTTAAAAGTACTTTGTTATTCAAAGTTAAATTATAAATTTTATTTATGCAAGCCTTATTTTTTAAAATAATCTATTGTGAATTAAACCTGTTTACCAAAGTTGAAGCGCCAGGTGTGGGACTGCGATTGTCTTAGATAACATAGGTGACCGGGTTAATTAAAAAGCTGCAGGGCAGATGTGCCATATGAAAAATCTATAGTTGGTTTAAACCAAGCGACGGATAACCTCAGGATTATCGATATTACATTGAACCGGTAGGGTTGGACAGATGGCAGACTTACGAATTACCTGATGATTCTGCCTGGGGAAGCGAAAAATAAAAAGTTGATCCCTTATCCAATTCACTTTCCGCCCATATCTCACCGCCATGTCGTTTAATAATTTCGGCACTGAGATAAAGGCCGATACCGAAACCGGAAATATGGCGCGTATGATTGGTTTCAACACGATAATAGCGGTCGAAAATGTAGCTGAGATCTTCGGGCTTTATGCCCATGCCTTCATCTTTTACACGCACTGTTACCATCATATTGCCATTGAGTTTACAACTGATATCGATCAGGCGGCCTTTGGGCGAGTATTTTACGGCATTACTGATAAGGTTGGAAATGACGGAAATGATCTTATCCCGGTCGGCGTTAACCGTGAGCTTGCTACATTCTTTAAGGCTGAAGATATGGCTTGTAACGGTCAGCCGGGTTTCCTCCAATATTTCCTGCAGTAATTGCCCCAGATCGAACGGCTGTTTCTCAATTAATAATTTACCGGCTTCGAGGCGCGAAATATTAAGGAAACTGTTGATCATAGAGGCCATCCGCCTGGCTTGCTGATTTGCTTTCTCCATCGCGTCGGAA from Mucilaginibacter sp. SJ includes:
- a CDS encoding glycoside hydrolase family 31 protein, producing MRKISLFLAFILLVVVGAFAQTGIGSNKSGYQKQGNTLYFNNANGDVKIEFCSASMFRVRASWSRKFAPDEHLMQENYNWPAVDYKITDAKSAYVIQTSALIITVLKSPFIINVADSKGVTLSSEYVPDSKQNGGLHHIGDTVMCTKDLLPDEHFFGFGERMDFTDQRNKLVKLNVGRGKNKNNLLGAYNINEANYCPVPFFMSTKGYGIYLHNSSATEWDMGSKTDDEYSFKANDGELDYYFIYGPTFPAILNSYLTITGKSPLLPRFAFGLHIGTYSGGTWGHEELTSDRYVIELARKMREMGIPVDILFLDSTWRLFGKNGGKGATTFEWRETFRNPKAMFDSLYAMNFKMVGLHIRPRFDNAKNLNLLDQAQAKGFTYPENGKPGEFVNFFDQQAANWWWDNGVMRVASIGAKFLKTDEGSAFGSLANESEKVGPTGREVAQLHNVFPIAYAKAPYLKFQEYNDIRGLNQTREGYSGIQRYPFIFAGDWPSEWQYFAPVIKAGLNIGLSGVGYWAHCMGGFEHAADPELYMRWVQFGMFSPVAMVFGMDHPGYKEPWNYGAEALANFKKYDELRYRLIPYIYSNAYTQYQTGMPLMRALVLEYQDDANTYNIADQYLFGDNMMVCPVTVKGAQTRTIYLPKGTWFDYWTGAKYPGKQYIHILTPPDHLPIFVKAGSIIPMQPAMKYMDEKPVDVITLDVFLGQASEFKLYDDDGISLKYQQGDKAITQIAVANTAGGWQLQIKKPAGNFTPAQHTYLTKIHWAYSNDPSSITENNEILKAADRVDALDKTAGWYYDKTNHLLWIKTSHNNRDDITLNFQ
- a CDS encoding arylsulfatase, encoding MKKFLQIIFFFSIANNPIFAQDKQPAKRPNIIIILADDMGYSDIGCFGSETQTPNLDAMAKGGLRMTQFYNASRCCPTRASLLTGLYQHQAGVGDMVNHRDVPAYQGYLNQNCVTIAEALKEGGYNTLMAGKWHVGTDPSRWPVKRGFDHYFGLIDGASSYFTPTMPYRPNQKLTIALDDKEYTPGPNWYSTNAYADYALKFIEGNKGTGKPFFLYMAFTSPHWPIQALPEDIAKYKSKYLKGWDKLRQERLERQKQLGIIAKDEKLSPRDKSVPEWDNLTPEEKEQFDTKMAVYAAMVDRMDQNIGRIRKKLKEMGEDKNTVIMFLSDNGASNETIAGPGFTPEVLAANGKPASDPTCFTSYGPLGANVSNTPFRLFKHWEYEGGTATPFIAYYPDVIKPGSIVNKPAHIIDLMATCLDLAGAAYPKVYHGNNITPTEGISMVPVFKGQKWQGHNGLFFEHEGNRAVRQGDWKLVSQRPENKWELYNISTDRSELNNLSAKYPQKVAELEAMYKVWATRAGVVEFDKLAKAKGE